The DNA sequence AAAAGTGAAGGATTCACGGGATAAATTACTCACCAATTCATGTTTAAGCATATTCTTCTCTCGAGTGGACCTGCTACTCTCTTCCATTAACTTCATGATGGTAAGTTCAGCCTGCAAAGAATATGTGACAAATTTAAGATCACTTCTATTTACAGTTTCAAGGAGGGGTCACACGAATGTTAACATTACAAAGAGTACTAGAAAGTAGGATCCACCCAATGGAAATTTGAGGAGCAACACACCCGGAATTGGGCCATGTATGGGATACGATCTTCCTACCCAGGAATGAAAAGAATTGATGCATTATAAGCCTAGTCCACTACAATGGAATATGGAAGAGGGAGGACGAGAGGAGGAGCGGGGGTGGGAGAGTGTGAGAAATCATACTGCTGAATGTATTTGCAACAATTCACAGTTAACTACGGCACTTCAACATGCTTAAATAGTAACCTCTTCCCATATTATTCCCCTGTCAACTTTCTTAATTTCAGATATCTTTCCTACTATCCTTCCATGAGAATGACAACATCTTTTGTCAAAAATACGTTTTTCATGGTTACCACGTTATAAAGATATCTAGATGAGAAATACAGACCTCTTTTAGCTTTGAACCCACTGTATTTAGCTTTGATTTCAGTTCCTCAAAATCCTTTGTTAAATTCAACTCAGCAGCACCCCTAGCTGGTTCCAGTTCCTCCATGTCCTTAGCTGTTTTCGATTCTTCCATATTTTTAGCTGGTTTCGATTCCTCCATATCTTTAGCTGGTTTCAAATCCTTCATGTCCTTTGCTGGTTTCAATTCCTCCACATCCTTAGCTGGTTTTGATGCCACAACATCCTTAGCTGCTCTTGACTCATCCACGTCCTTACAAGTTTCAAACGCGTTAACATCCTCAGCAACCCGGCACAAGGAAAACAGATTATGGTTTATTACAATATGTGAACAACTCTTTTTTGACACATCTGATTTCAAAATTGATTACAATATAAAATAACACTTGCACAAAATCATTTACTCCTACTAACATACAGATGAAAATAAATGCTGCCTACCACATTAAAATGCTAGTGCGAATATCATTTGGCACTCACACACACATTCacataaaaaggtcgtacccagtgcacaaggctcccgctttacgcagggtctgggagaggtgaatgtcggctagccttacccccatttatggagaggctgctcccaagtctcgaacccgagacctaccgctcatgggcgaaggcacttgccatcgcaccaagtgcgacataatcaagaaaaattaaTATTCGAACACATATACACagaacaaagaaacaagaaataaAAGATGAACATCAAACAAACGAAGAAGGAATATTCGAACACATACACAGAACAAAGGAACAATAAATAAGAGATGAACATGAAACAAACGAAGAAGGATAAGAGATCAGTCAAGAATTCAGTTCAACGGACAACATTATTGCTTTACCCCATGACTCGGAGGTATATTTTCAACTCCACTCAAAACCCTATCCATTTTCACTGAAGTGTCATAACATGGATCTTGCTTCGACTCTCCATTGATTGGTACAAATACTGGGGATGCGAGTGGGCTAATAAGCATCACTTTTAACCTCCTTTCTTCAACGTATCTGCTGCTATCTTTTGAAAACTGCCAAAAAAATTGAGAAGTTAAAACAAGAATTTTACCGAACAACTTTAGACCAAGAGACGGCCAATCATTCTTAATATCTTACCATCTGAGATGTAATCTCCTGTTCAGTTGTCCCAAAAGAAATAACGGTGCTCTGGATTAGGAACTTGTCTTTGCACAGCAAATCCGGTGGAGCTACATTCTGAGCTTGCATAGTAACTGCATTGACCAAAAAGGTGAAGAGTCAAAATCCATTTAGCTTCGGCGCTACATTTTGGGTCAGCGCCATAACAGGCAACTAACAATGTCGATGCAAGTTTACGCTTAACAATATGTCCTCATAATCTTACAAACAGACGCATTACAGTACATGTATGAACAGAAAAACGTTGCTAGACTGTCAATTCCAATCAAGTAAATTCGTGTTCCAATATCTGATCCGTATTGACAATCATAACATATAATGCTTCGCCTAAGACGACATATCATCAATGCATGCATTAGGACTCAAACCACAGAGACAACAACACATTacagaaaaacacaaaaaccccAAGATGAAGAGAGATGAAGAACACAAGACCTGTGAAATCACATGTTGTGTTAGGCTTTACAATGCCTGCATTCGGCCGCACGCAATATTTCTTCGGAGAAGTGGTCTTCACCTGCAATCAAATTTTGCCAAATAGCGAACCAAAACATTAAGCACACCCAATTCATCTCCTGAAGcccaaatcaaacccaaatttttctcAATTTCGGccacattttcatcaaaagtgACTAAATCATATATGTTTCCATGCACACAACACACGATCTACAAAAAACAATAAGGAattcagaaaattaaaaaaaaagaaagaaaaaaactgtGAAAGTTTGAAGCAACTACAATACCTTGAAAGCAACATAGCGATCGGACTTGTTGCCGAGTTGAATCGAGCACGTACTCTGCTTCTTAACCTCAACTGCAATCGGGAAACAAAACAAGACACGATTAAATAATAATGAATAAACAAGGTAGTGCGATCAGTTGTTTCTTAGGTGTGATGAAATAATACTAATTAAAGTTATGAACCCAAAAAAAGTGGGAAATTAGCAAATTACAAGTGAATGTGAGCTCGGGGGGATGAACATCAAGAAGCTCTGGCGCCGTCGTCATCGGCAGTTCTTGAGGGAATGCAGGCGGATGAGAAGAACCCAGACGAagaaactagagagagagagagagagagagagagagagagagagagagagagtgggattctagagagagaaagtgtgggAATGGAGGaatgggtggtggtggtggtggtggtgctcagTTGCTGAAATACAACCACTGACAGTGGCAATGGGTCTCTCTCAATTGTTGAACTGTACCCGCTTCCCcacctttattttatttcttagcAAGCACCCCAAGCAAACCAAATTGACCCAATTGCCCCCAACATGGTGAGGTAAATAGTTGTAGTTCTGGGTACGTGTTTGTTGTCAATCTCAGTCAAAATCCAACTTTCAACTCAAATTATGTCTAATTTCAcccatatatgatatatttgaGAGAGGAGGTATTTTATATAAGCGAATATAACTTATGCACTCAAGTGAGAATTTTTTCTACTCTCTCAATTTAATTTAGTTTAAAGTAAAATATcacttgaaaaaaataaataaaaacttttgGATCTTAAATTTAGACTTGAATCCACGTTTTTACACTTGAAAGTGAAGAATTGGATACCATTTGAATGGAAAGTTCGACTCAGACTGAGACGAATAAAAAATCTAGAGtagtgctatctacacacctatttttacttcttacacactcaTCTCAATTTTCGATAAtcgaatcgaatgaattgaagaaaaaaatcaataaataaaaattaacaaggatgtGTGACTACTCAAATTTTACCACACATTATTAAGAAATTTTTCACCACAAATGTTAACGTTGACGTTGCATGCACGGTAATTTTGTGCAACTTAAGGCATTCAAGGGCAAAAGGAAAGTAGCAAGTAGCAAAGCAAAGCCACCAAACTAGACAAGAACTGGCCACTGCGTACCACATGGACGTGGACGTGGACGTGCACACTACCCTTTTTActttggacttggattctctgccctcctaaTTCGATGCCCTTcctgtgccctcctgtttgtgtggtcacggttaagccacgtcaatattttatattactatttttttttgtcttattatttttataaaaaacaatataaaatgttagcatgaattaaccgtgaccacacaaaataagaGGACACAGATAGGACAtcaaaatgggagggcagagaatccaaatCCTTTTACTTTACCGAAAGTTAAAAGCTTAAAAAGGAGAagccaaaaataaataacaaagattttcttcttcttttcaccTGCCCTTTTTCggtttttcctcttcttttccAAAGGAAAAGGTGGGAAGTCAAAAATGAATCTAAAGAAATAATTGATTAATGTTATTTTTGTATGTGATGTTGTGTCACACATGATTGCTATAATTATATGAAATGAAAATGTGGAGTTTAGatttttaggtttgattttcttTGTCAATATTGTACCACGTGTTTAATTTAACTTTAGGTTTTTCTCTATATTTGGGTTG is a window from the Malus domestica chromosome 16, GDT2T_hap1 genome containing:
- the LOC103416794 gene encoding vesicle-associated protein 2-2-like; the protein is MTTAPELLDVHPPELTFTFEVKKQSTCSIQLGNKSDRYVAFKVKTTSPKKYCVRPNAGIVKPNTTCDFTVTMQAQNVAPPDLLCKDKFLIQSTVISFGTTEQEITSQMFSKDSSRYVEERRLKVMLISPLASPVFVPINGESKQDPCYDTSVKMDRVLSGVENIPPSHGDVDESRAAKDVVASKPAKDVEELKPAKDMKDLKPAKDMEESKPAKNMEESKTAKDMEELEPARGAAELNLTKDFEELKSKLNTVGSKLKEAELTIMKLMEESSRSTREKNMLKHELESLRRRKNNLKTVTVGFPLFHVCMVALVSLAIGYYIHP